Proteins encoded in a region of the Hirundo rustica isolate bHirRus1 chromosome 10, bHirRus1.pri.v3, whole genome shotgun sequence genome:
- the DBR1 gene encoding lariat debranching enzyme — MKVAVAGCCHGALDKMYETLELLQRRHNVRPDLLLCCGDFQAVRNEADLRCMAVPAKYRHMQTFYRYYSGEKKAPVLTVFIGGNHEASNHLQELPYGGWVAPNIYYLGYAGVVRFRGVRIGGISGIFKSHDYRKGHFECPPYNQQTIRSAYHVRNIEVFKLKQLKRPIDIFMSHDWPRSIYHYGNKKQLLKMKSFFRQEVESNTLGSPAASELLQHLKPTYWFSAHLHVKFAAFMQHETNSKEELPKATKFLALDKCLPHRDFLQIIDVEHDPNAGDSLEYDAEWIAVLKATNSLVNVTQSTWNMPEKNGLHAKWDYSVTEEAIKEVLEELNHDLKIPCNFTLTAACYDPTKPQKNMEPVHTINPQTTEFCAQFGLTDINDRIQQAKEEGSGRGECEEEEEEEMDSTGSAEEPSEYNTDNSGLSSFNPDEIMLDEEGGDEDLSTCSVDPSPDHPPEFSTSFSDIRIMPDSMAVSSDDAMDSNNEELEKSGGSKQVEEKSSTERSLKRISGDENGNSGVKKIKRRNQAIYAAEDEDKTD; from the exons ATGAAGGTGGCGGTGGCCGGGTGCTGCCACGGCGCCCTGGACAAGATGTACGAGacgctggagctgctgcagcggCGCCACAACGTGCGGCCggacctgctgctctgctgcggGGACTTCCAGGCCGTGCGCAACGAGGCGGACCTGCGGTGCATGGCCGTGCCGGCCAAGTACCGGCACATGCAGACCTTCTATCG GTACTACTCGGGCGAGAAGAAAGCCCCGGTGCTCACCGTGTTCATCGGCGGCAACCACGAGGCGTCCAAccacctgcaggagctgccctaCGGCGGGTGGGTCGCGCCCAACATCTACTACTTGG GTTACGCGGGCGTGGTGCGGTTCCGCGGCGTGAGGATCGGCGGCATCTCGGGCATCTTTAAGTCTCACGACTACCGGAAAG GCCACTTTGAGTGCCCACCATACAACCAGCAGACCATCAGAAGTGCTTACCATGTGAGGAATATTGAAGTCTTCAAACTCAAACAG CTCAAGCGTCCCATCGATATTTTTATGTCTCATGACTGGCCGAGGAGCATCTATCACTACGGAAACAAGAAACAGCTCCTCAAAATGAAATCCTTCTTCCGTCAAGAAGTGGAGAGCAACACGTTGGGAAGCCCTGCTGCTTCAGAGCTTCTGCAGCACCTGAAACCCACCTACTGGTTTTCAGCACATCTCCATGTTAAGTTTGCAGCTTTCATGCAACACGAG ACAAACTCCAAAGAAGAGTTACCAAAAGCAACCAAGTTTCTGGCTCTGGATAAATGCTTGCCACACAGAGACTTCCTGCAG ATAATAGACGTGGAGCATGATCCCAATGCAGGCGACTCACTGGAGTACGATGCCGAGTGGATTGCAGTCCTCAAGGCCACCAACAGTCTTGTTAATGTGACCCAGAGCACCTGGAATATGCCTGAAAAGAATGGCCTTCATGCCAA GTGGGACTACAGTGTGACGGAAGAAGCCATTAAAGAGGTGTTAGAAGAGCTGAACCATGACCTTAAAATTCCTTGCAACTTCACATTGACAGCTGCTTGTTACGATCCCACCAAGCCCCAAAAAAACATGGAGCCAGTTCATACCATCAATCCACAGACCACTGAGTTCTGTGCCCAGTTTGGCCTCACTGACATCAATGACAGGATCCAGCAGGCAAAAGAAGAGGGCTCAGGACGAGGTGAAtgtgaagaggaggaggaagaggagatggaCAGTACTGGGTCAGCAGAGGAACCCAGTGAATACAATACAGATAATTCTGGCCTCTCATCCTTTAATCCAGATGAAATAATGCTGGATGAAGAAGGTGGTGATGAAGACTTGAGTACATGTTCTGTAGATCCCTCCCCTGATCACCCTCCTGAGTTCTCTACGAGCTTCTCCGACATTCGGATCATGCCAGACTCTATGGCAGTGTCATCTGACGATGCCATGGACTCCAACAACGAGGAACTGGAGAAGTCTGGTGGGAGCAAGCAGGTGGAGGAAAAGAGCTCCACTGAGAGGTCATTAAAGCGCATTAGTGGTGATGAAAACGGGAACAGCGgtgttaaaaaaatcaagagaagGAACCAAGCAATCTATGCTGCAGAGGACGAAGATAAAACAGATTAA